A portion of the Acidisarcina polymorpha genome contains these proteins:
- a CDS encoding TMEM175 family protein, translated as MPDEADRKERQIGRLGSFIDAVCAIAITLLVVQLTAPKVGAGEKSRSPLCSLAARCNCLHPGFMSKRLLFSFC; from the coding sequence GTGCCTGATGAAGCGGACCGAAAAGAACGACAGATCGGTCGGCTCGGCAGTTTCATCGACGCCGTGTGCGCGATCGCTATCACACTTCTGGTTGTGCAGTTGACAGCACCTAAGGTCGGGGCAGGTGAAAAATCTAGGAGCCCCCTATGCTCGCTTGCGGCCCGATGTAATTGCCTACATCCCGGATTCATGTCTAAGCGCCTTCTTTTCAGCTTCTGTTGA
- a CDS encoding alcohol dehydrogenase catalytic domain-containing protein, giving the protein MKAVQMDEVLKPMAVRDVSIPEIGDEDALVRVTASGICRTDWHLWNGDWGWIGVKLSLPLVLGHEIGGVVERVGSRVDGLTVGTRVCVPFNMACGHCPYCVRGLQNDCDNYMWPMLTQGSGGFAQYVRVPKAQLNCVTLPANVTEKDAAALGCRYMTAYRAVRTRADLHAGETVAVTGVGGVGRSAVEIAVALGGQVIAIDTKDSALEAAKKLGAVEVINSEGLTPKQVGERVKALTGGTGVDVGIDAIGGSNATLSTLQSIAKYGRLVVAGLTSQEDKGEVTIPIDQIVAQELSVIGTLGNPQSDYPDLLRLVNSGKLAPSRHIESEVRLEDVQAVFDRMPKFQTNGFVVITQLN; this is encoded by the coding sequence ATGAAAGCAGTACAGATGGACGAGGTACTAAAACCTATGGCCGTCCGAGATGTTTCAATTCCAGAGATTGGAGACGAAGACGCTCTTGTTCGTGTGACAGCCTCAGGGATTTGCCGGACGGACTGGCATCTTTGGAACGGCGACTGGGGCTGGATCGGGGTGAAGCTGTCTCTTCCATTGGTTCTAGGCCACGAGATCGGCGGGGTTGTTGAGCGTGTTGGTTCTCGAGTGGATGGCCTTACTGTTGGCACTCGTGTATGCGTGCCTTTCAACATGGCATGCGGGCACTGCCCGTATTGCGTGCGGGGCTTGCAGAACGACTGTGATAACTACATGTGGCCGATGCTGACCCAGGGCTCTGGTGGCTTTGCGCAGTACGTCAGGGTGCCGAAAGCTCAACTGAACTGTGTGACCTTGCCTGCCAACGTAACAGAAAAGGACGCTGCCGCGCTGGGCTGCCGCTATATGACAGCATACCGGGCAGTCCGAACACGCGCCGACCTTCACGCTGGTGAGACTGTGGCCGTTACCGGCGTCGGAGGAGTTGGACGCTCCGCAGTTGAGATCGCAGTGGCTCTCGGTGGCCAAGTTATCGCGATCGACACAAAGGATTCTGCGCTGGAAGCTGCTAAGAAATTAGGTGCCGTTGAGGTCATTAATTCCGAGGGGCTGACTCCAAAGCAAGTTGGTGAACGTGTGAAGGCACTCACCGGCGGCACTGGGGTGGATGTAGGTATCGACGCCATCGGAGGAAGCAACGCGACGCTCTCGACACTACAATCAATCGCTAAATACGGTCGCCTTGTCGTGGCTGGCCTCACCAGTCAGGAAGACAAAGGCGAAGTAACTATTCCTATCGATCAGATCGTTGCTCAGGAGCTGTCTGTAATAGGTACGCTAGGCAACCCTCAGTCTGATTATCCCGACCTTCTCCGCCTAGTCAACAGCGGGAAGCTTGCGCCAAGCCGGCACATCGAGAGTGAAGTTCGTCTCGAAGATGTTCAGGCTGTCTTCGATCGCATGCCAAAGTTCCAAACAAACGGCTTCGTCGTCATCACACAACTCAACTAA
- a CDS encoding tautomerase family protein, whose product MPLMYVNYPEDTFTQEAIDKLAMQLTNFGEDAEKIPKTPYLFSTTWVYFRPYPKELVFHGGKSGGRNVISLEVNVFEGGLDYAAKKEFYKKATDAIAEATGMPKDKRRPVYILFRDVPDINWGFFGNIIAINDLLVASEDEEPI is encoded by the coding sequence ATGCCACTGATGTATGTCAACTATCCCGAAGATACGTTCACTCAAGAGGCCATTGACAAGCTGGCCATGCAATTGACCAATTTCGGTGAGGACGCCGAGAAGATCCCCAAGACTCCTTACCTCTTCAGCACGACCTGGGTGTACTTCCGGCCCTACCCGAAGGAACTCGTATTCCACGGGGGAAAGTCAGGTGGAAGAAATGTGATCAGTCTCGAGGTCAATGTCTTCGAAGGCGGCTTGGACTATGCGGCGAAGAAGGAATTCTACAAGAAGGCGACAGACGCTATAGCCGAAGCCACTGGCATGCCGAAAGACAAGCGGCGGCCCGTCTATATCCTCTTCCGCGATGTTCCTGACATCAACTGGGGCTTTTTCGGCAACATCATCGCGATTAACGACCTATTGGTCGCATCGGAAGACGAAGAGCCCATCTAA
- a CDS encoding SDR family oxidoreductase — MNMKKVLITGAATGFGYGVTIQLAEKGFDVIAAVEIYGQVQPLKRNLAEKGIKNVRVEKLDVTVEGDRRKALGWGIEILVNNAGVLEGGSVLDIPGSNMRHEFEVNVIGPLLMTQGIAKQMVKRGKGRIVWVSSREGLNVNPFTGIYSASKHAVEAIAETMSMELQEFGIEVATINPGPFLTGFNDRGFQTWESWEDEPSERLFDYSKLAFPRPQFNPRVMIDTMTKVVAGEIDSYRNLEPQSMLEETKKNIEAPWTKSVKQDLGKRAAQIQKCYDMTPEIQESGWTAQERDGASA, encoded by the coding sequence ATGAATATGAAAAAGGTATTGATCACAGGAGCAGCAACCGGCTTTGGCTATGGTGTGACGATCCAACTTGCAGAGAAGGGCTTTGATGTTATTGCCGCCGTTGAGATCTACGGCCAGGTACAGCCGCTCAAGCGCAACCTGGCTGAGAAAGGGATTAAAAACGTGCGGGTAGAAAAGCTCGACGTCACGGTGGAAGGCGACCGGCGAAAGGCTCTGGGTTGGGGCATCGAAATCCTGGTGAATAATGCCGGCGTTCTTGAGGGCGGCTCCGTGCTCGACATCCCGGGCAGCAACATGCGTCATGAGTTTGAGGTCAACGTGATCGGTCCTCTGCTGATGACCCAGGGCATCGCCAAGCAGATGGTGAAGCGCGGAAAGGGACGCATCGTGTGGGTCTCGTCGCGTGAAGGTTTGAATGTGAACCCGTTCACGGGCATCTACTCCGCTTCCAAGCACGCCGTCGAGGCCATCGCAGAGACAATGAGCATGGAACTGCAGGAGTTCGGCATTGAGGTTGCTACGATCAATCCTGGGCCCTTCCTCACCGGCTTCAACGACCGTGGTTTTCAGACATGGGAGAGCTGGGAGGATGAGCCCTCAGAGAGGCTCTTCGATTATTCAAAGCTCGCTTTCCCACGCCCCCAATTCAACCCCCGGGTGATGATCGACACCATGACCAAGGTTGTGGCTGGTGAGATCGACAGCTACCGCAATCTTGAGCCGCAATCGATGCTTGAGGAGACCAAGAAGAATATCGAGGCACCTTGGACAAAAAGCGTAAAGCAAGACTTGGGCAAGCGGGCCGCGCAAATCCAGAAGTGCTACGACATGACGCCGGAGATCCAGGAATCCGGTTGGACTGCGCAGGAACGTGACGGCGCAAGCGCATAG
- a CDS encoding tetratricopeptide repeat protein, which produces MDCAFPRLRKRLARTRPLAAAWLFLSLAAGGSAEVQSSPGIRQPALKLDPRCPGSEGINKLLMDSSAALQQGNYAATIQILQPFSSYICDPRVNLLLAAAFESSGDLPAAEQTLRQALSDWPANTAISTSLAREYLGSGEAQNAAEALRNFRATSRTPWQEIQMGVTVFLAAHQLEKAKALAEFGYRNYPSSQSLLLFANALQLEGRYKEVIALLESQKSIYQNSAPFLATLAESQYDAAIYDRARTNAERAISLDGNLYAAHYLLGNILLKLSDPEPAAAEYRKALELEPDQPRTYYYLALALRAQHDENDEEAILAKAIALDDHYALAHCEMGRILLNQDRLADAVAQLNLAVDDNASSEQAYYLLSRAYSRLGDKENADAMAKRLTAIRKNNHRGSTRSLGNQ; this is translated from the coding sequence ATGGACTGTGCGTTTCCGCGGTTGAGAAAGCGACTCGCTCGAACCCGCCCTCTCGCTGCTGCTTGGCTCTTCCTAAGCCTGGCAGCAGGAGGGAGTGCGGAAGTACAGAGTTCCCCGGGCATCCGTCAACCCGCTCTGAAGCTTGATCCTCGCTGCCCGGGTTCAGAGGGCATTAACAAGCTGCTGATGGACTCCAGCGCCGCATTGCAACAGGGGAACTACGCCGCGACTATCCAGATTCTGCAACCATTTTCTTCCTATATTTGCGACCCTCGCGTCAACCTGCTGCTGGCGGCTGCCTTCGAAAGCAGCGGTGACCTTCCGGCTGCGGAACAAACACTGCGACAGGCTCTTTCCGATTGGCCCGCCAATACCGCTATCTCGACCTCGCTCGCTCGTGAATACCTCGGCAGCGGAGAGGCTCAGAACGCCGCAGAGGCGTTGAGGAACTTTAGAGCAACGAGCCGCACGCCCTGGCAAGAGATCCAGATGGGGGTTACGGTCTTTCTGGCCGCCCATCAACTCGAGAAGGCAAAGGCGCTTGCAGAGTTCGGATACCGAAACTATCCCTCGTCGCAATCCCTGTTACTGTTCGCAAATGCGCTTCAACTCGAGGGCCGCTACAAGGAAGTCATCGCTTTGCTTGAGAGCCAAAAATCTATTTATCAAAACTCTGCGCCGTTTCTCGCCACCCTGGCCGAGAGTCAGTACGACGCGGCAATCTATGATAGAGCGCGCACGAATGCAGAACGCGCCATTTCTCTCGACGGCAATTTGTACGCAGCACATTACCTGCTTGGCAACATCTTGCTCAAATTGAGCGATCCGGAGCCGGCAGCAGCAGAGTATCGAAAAGCATTGGAGTTGGAACCGGACCAGCCAAGAACCTACTACTACCTGGCGCTTGCCCTACGTGCACAGCACGATGAGAATGACGAAGAGGCCATTCTCGCGAAAGCCATTGCTCTCGACGATCATTACGCCTTGGCCCATTGTGAAATGGGGAGGATTTTGCTGAATCAAGATCGGTTGGCCGACGCCGTCGCTCAATTGAATCTTGCCGTCGATGACAATGCGTCGTCGGAACAGGCCTACTATTTGCTCTCCCGCGCCTACAGTAGGCTGGGTGACAAAGAGAACGCCGATGCGATGGCAAAGCGTCTGACAGCTATAAGAAAAAATAATCATAGAGGGTCCACGCGGTCTCTAGGAAATCAGTGA
- a CDS encoding carboxypeptidase regulatory-like domain-containing protein produces MKQKSAYQQFPRILGRKRLLVAVCATMLAIFSGLSSIEIFAQTTSGIFGVVTDATGAIVVGANITATNVATGVEHNATTNSDGSYRIPQLPPGSYTMDVANTGFQTQHLQAFTLLVGQQSQLNITLAIGQATQTISVSAASLLIDTQTSNQDQVIGNQQIETLPLNGRDYMQLAQLSAGVTPITPGMSSPANQWTGTSTVAVSIAGLREDDTSYLYDGIETRNAWYGAEGLLPSIDNIQEFNVIQSGAPAQYAAGGAFISVVTRSGTNEIHGSVYEFLRNNDLDARNYFDVGSAPPFHQNQFGARLGGPIKKNKMFFFLNYEGFRLLQPTTQYALVPTAEQLAGNFSADTKQLFNPFTGAPFAGNQIGAASFNSVGQKILSYYPLPNGLYSGGTNYRYLSNTTNGWDQESGRFDYAISAKDSIFARFTNQSQTTNVTDITPSREIVYPSNPKNLSFGWTHTFSPNLVNNVRFGYTHTATGEQRADGFNPAAANPLGLINAQGQAGSYGPPSFGVTNYANPGSTEGTDIVREGLTMGTESITIQKGKHQISAGFDIRYEPIYMYEDWAATSISFNGNYSGDPVADILLGVPTSGFAALGDPLLNLRMWYQSYFVQDNVKLNKRLSVNVGLNYEHRRQPVDTQNHVGSFDVATNSDLSYPDTKVLGLDRAMVKPRFLNFAPRIGFNFVPFDDGNTDVKGGFGIYFIQPNINQYEVMVDTTKYYLIQSYNNSTTAPPAGYIPTPSNPGPPLFTVGDLFGPTVPGGGPTASFIQPDAKTPYTYEWNLTIDRTIKNWLAEVGYLGSAAHHYEERPNIAPLLNSAGDTSLPGWNGVQENTSSGSSFYSALFLRAEHRYSSGFSVLGNYTFSKCLGYPWQDVFSWHPLNLRLDRGHCQEDLNQNLVANAIYELPFGKGKAYLNQGGIVNALAGGWKAAVIASLHSGYWSTLGSNQNLGIFVNALPDVTGPVNNSSLHSGLGKNGRLGPYFNTGNVVPVTAEAVQGNASVQSLQNPGYADWDISAYKGWTFADRYTVDFRGDFFNAFNRANFYGLDAGVNDARFGLVTNANAAREIQLSLRFTF; encoded by the coding sequence ATGAAGCAGAAATCCGCGTATCAGCAATTTCCACGAATCCTAGGCCGGAAACGGCTGCTAGTCGCAGTTTGCGCAACCATGCTGGCGATCTTTAGCGGCCTGAGTTCGATCGAAATTTTTGCACAAACTACCAGCGGCATCTTTGGGGTCGTCACCGACGCCACGGGTGCAATTGTTGTGGGAGCCAATATCACTGCCACCAATGTCGCGACAGGTGTTGAGCACAACGCGACGACGAATAGCGATGGATCGTACAGGATTCCCCAGCTTCCTCCCGGTAGCTATACGATGGACGTGGCCAACACCGGCTTCCAGACGCAGCATCTGCAGGCATTTACCCTGCTGGTGGGTCAGCAGTCACAGCTAAACATCACTTTGGCCATCGGTCAGGCTACTCAGACGATTTCGGTCTCTGCAGCCTCACTGCTGATCGACACCCAGACATCCAACCAGGACCAGGTGATCGGCAACCAGCAGATCGAGACTCTTCCTCTGAACGGGCGTGATTATATGCAACTGGCGCAGCTTTCTGCCGGAGTCACTCCTATCACGCCAGGCATGAGTTCACCAGCCAATCAGTGGACCGGTACCTCGACGGTTGCTGTTTCGATCGCCGGACTGAGAGAAGACGATACGAGCTACCTCTACGATGGTATCGAGACGCGAAACGCCTGGTATGGCGCGGAAGGGCTGCTCCCCTCGATTGATAACATCCAAGAATTTAACGTCATCCAGTCCGGCGCACCTGCGCAATATGCAGCGGGTGGAGCCTTCATCAGTGTAGTGACGCGATCTGGCACCAATGAGATCCACGGCTCCGTCTATGAGTTCCTGCGCAATAACGACCTTGATGCACGTAACTATTTTGACGTAGGTTCTGCTCCGCCCTTTCACCAGAACCAGTTCGGAGCCCGACTGGGCGGTCCTATTAAGAAGAACAAGATGTTCTTCTTTCTAAATTATGAAGGATTCCGACTGCTGCAGCCGACCACCCAATATGCACTGGTCCCGACCGCGGAGCAGCTCGCGGGCAACTTCTCCGCGGACACCAAGCAGCTGTTTAACCCCTTTACAGGAGCGCCATTTGCCGGGAATCAGATTGGCGCCGCCAGCTTCAACTCCGTCGGCCAGAAGATCCTCTCCTACTATCCACTTCCCAACGGACTTTACTCTGGCGGCACGAATTATCGCTACCTTTCAAACACGACCAACGGGTGGGACCAGGAAAGTGGCCGCTTCGACTATGCAATCTCGGCCAAAGACAGCATCTTTGCCCGCTTCACCAATCAAAGCCAGACCACCAACGTCACAGACATCACTCCATCGAGGGAGATTGTCTATCCTTCCAACCCCAAGAACTTGTCTTTCGGATGGACGCATACCTTCTCGCCGAACCTGGTGAACAACGTTCGCTTCGGCTACACCCACACTGCAACGGGTGAGCAGAGGGCAGATGGTTTCAATCCCGCTGCGGCAAATCCCCTCGGCTTGATCAACGCGCAGGGTCAGGCGGGTTCGTACGGTCCCCCAAGCTTCGGAGTGACAAACTATGCCAACCCGGGGTCGACCGAAGGAACAGACATCGTCAGGGAAGGCCTTACCATGGGCACCGAATCGATAACCATCCAAAAGGGAAAACACCAGATCTCTGCGGGCTTCGACATTCGCTACGAACCGATTTATATGTACGAAGACTGGGCGGCAACTTCCATTTCCTTCAATGGGAATTACAGCGGAGATCCAGTGGCCGACATCCTGCTAGGGGTGCCGACCTCTGGCTTTGCAGCACTTGGCGATCCTCTCTTGAACCTTAGGATGTGGTACCAATCCTATTTCGTTCAAGACAATGTTAAGTTGAACAAGCGTCTCAGCGTCAATGTCGGGTTGAATTATGAGCACCGCAGGCAGCCAGTGGACACACAAAATCACGTTGGCAGCTTTGATGTCGCGACCAACTCTGACCTTTCGTACCCAGACACCAAGGTACTTGGACTCGACAGGGCGATGGTCAAGCCGCGCTTCCTCAACTTTGCACCGAGAATTGGTTTTAACTTCGTTCCATTCGATGACGGCAACACGGATGTGAAGGGCGGATTTGGCATTTACTTTATTCAGCCAAACATCAATCAATATGAAGTCATGGTTGATACGACGAAGTATTACTTAATTCAGAGCTATAACAACTCGACTACTGCACCACCTGCCGGATATATCCCGACACCCTCCAACCCGGGACCGCCGCTTTTTACCGTGGGTGACCTGTTTGGGCCGACGGTACCTGGTGGCGGACCTACGGCCTCCTTTATTCAGCCTGACGCCAAGACTCCATACACGTATGAGTGGAATCTTACGATTGATCGAACCATCAAGAACTGGCTCGCCGAAGTAGGATACCTGGGAAGTGCAGCCCATCACTATGAAGAGCGTCCGAACATTGCGCCTCTTTTGAACAGCGCCGGTGACACGTCGCTGCCCGGATGGAACGGAGTTCAAGAGAATACCAGTTCAGGAAGTTCTTTCTACAGCGCTCTTTTCCTCCGCGCCGAACACCGGTATAGCTCCGGGTTTTCGGTGCTGGGCAATTACACTTTCTCGAAATGCTTAGGCTATCCGTGGCAGGATGTCTTTTCATGGCACCCTCTCAACCTCCGTCTTGATCGCGGTCATTGCCAGGAAGACTTGAATCAGAACCTTGTTGCCAATGCGATCTACGAACTTCCCTTCGGGAAAGGCAAAGCATACCTGAACCAGGGCGGCATCGTGAATGCACTCGCTGGCGGCTGGAAGGCTGCGGTGATTGCCTCGCTGCATTCCGGTTACTGGTCAACACTTGGCAGCAATCAAAATCTTGGAATTTTCGTGAACGCGCTTCCCGATGTCACAGGGCCGGTGAACAATTCATCACTCCATTCCGGCCTCGGCAAGAACGGCAGACTTGGACCCTACTTCAACACTGGCAACGTCGTGCCGGTGACTGCAGAGGCGGTCCAGGGCAACGCTTCCGTTCAGAGCCTGCAGAATCCTGGGTACGCCGACTGGGACATCTCCGCGTATAAGGGATGGACGTTCGCGGATCGTTATACAGTCGACTTCAGGGGAGATTTCTTTAACGCCTTCAACCGCGCCAACTTCTATGGCCTCGACGCTGGCGTGAATGACGCCCGCTTCGGACTCGTCACCAACGCAAACGCAGCACGTGAGATCCAACTTAGTTTGAGGTTTACCTTTTAA
- a CDS encoding CRTAC1 family protein produces MPTIYGPLDHKDYILEAVGCGCAFIDYDNDGWIDIFLLSGTRRDSAPAGTTNRLYRNNRDGTFTEVTHEAGLTSSGWASAVCVGDYNNDGFEDLFVTCYGQNRLYRNNGNGTFTEVSKQAGLTNDPARWGSGCTFVDLNRNGHLDLFVANYTGFDFASVPRPGNAANCSWKGVPVSCGPRGLPTGRHSLYRNNGNGTFTEISSQAGISQQIENYGMTAVAAEFSEDGWQDIYLACDSTPSLFFSNSGKPLLKEEGVIRGVALSDDGEEQAGMGIAVGDYNLDGHLDIFKSHFSDDTNILYRNDGKGNFTDMTFNAKIGVETRYTGWGTGMVDLDNDGLPDIFLVTGNVYPEVGRKVPDYPYKTPRVVFRNLGDGSFEELIEEAGPGVAAPHCSRGCAFGDFDNDGDVDILIINLNESPSLLRNDVAGQHRWIKVKLIGVTSNRSAIGARVLVHYGGKTQAQAVLSQSSFYSASDTRLHFGLGDASTVDMEIFWPCSDKQSLHGVSTNQLVTIKEGIGIVSGLGLAKK; encoded by the coding sequence ATGCCCACGATATATGGGCCTCTCGATCACAAGGACTATATTCTCGAGGCGGTCGGTTGCGGTTGCGCTTTTATCGATTACGACAACGACGGCTGGATCGATATCTTCTTGCTCAGCGGAACCCGGCGCGACTCCGCACCCGCAGGCACAACCAACCGGCTCTACCGCAATAATCGCGACGGTACTTTCACCGAGGTGACCCATGAAGCTGGGCTCACCTCGTCGGGATGGGCTTCGGCGGTTTGCGTGGGCGATTACAACAATGATGGTTTCGAAGACCTCTTCGTGACCTGCTACGGGCAGAACCGGCTTTACCGCAACAACGGTAATGGGACCTTTACCGAAGTCAGCAAGCAAGCTGGCTTGACGAACGATCCCGCGCGTTGGGGATCGGGCTGTACCTTTGTGGATTTAAATCGGAACGGGCACCTTGACCTTTTCGTAGCTAACTACACAGGCTTCGATTTTGCGAGCGTCCCGCGTCCGGGCAATGCTGCGAACTGCTCCTGGAAGGGAGTGCCTGTCAGCTGCGGACCTCGTGGACTGCCAACTGGGAGACATTCCCTATACCGCAACAATGGGAACGGAACATTTACCGAAATAAGCTCGCAAGCAGGAATATCCCAGCAGATCGAAAACTATGGCATGACTGCAGTCGCAGCAGAATTCTCAGAAGATGGCTGGCAGGACATCTACCTGGCTTGCGATTCAACTCCAAGCCTCTTTTTTTCCAACTCGGGCAAGCCCCTCCTGAAGGAAGAGGGCGTCATACGCGGCGTCGCTCTCAGCGATGATGGCGAGGAGCAGGCAGGTATGGGTATCGCGGTCGGCGACTATAATCTCGACGGCCATCTGGACATCTTCAAGTCCCACTTCTCTGACGACACAAATATCCTCTACAGGAACGATGGCAAAGGCAACTTCACCGACATGACGTTCAACGCCAAGATCGGCGTGGAAACGCGATATACCGGGTGGGGAACAGGAATGGTCGACCTCGACAACGATGGACTTCCCGACATCTTTCTAGTCACCGGGAATGTCTATCCCGAAGTCGGACGAAAGGTTCCCGACTACCCCTATAAGACGCCTCGAGTGGTGTTTCGAAACCTGGGAGATGGAAGCTTTGAAGAATTAATTGAAGAAGCCGGGCCCGGAGTGGCCGCACCACACTGCAGCAGAGGCTGCGCTTTCGGCGACTTTGACAATGATGGCGACGTTGACATCCTGATCATAAATCTCAACGAATCTCCTTCGCTTCTGCGCAACGATGTTGCGGGCCAGCATCGCTGGATTAAGGTCAAACTGATTGGCGTAACTTCAAATCGCAGTGCCATTGGGGCCCGTGTTCTGGTTCACTACGGAGGTAAAACCCAAGCTCAGGCAGTGCTGAGCCAGTCTAGTTTTTATTCAGCGAGCGACACTCGCCTTCACTTCGGTCTCGGTGACGCTTCGACCGTAGACATGGAAATATTCTGGCCATGCAGCGACAAGCAGTCCCTGCATGGTGTCTCTACCAATCAATTAGTAACCATCAAAGAAGGGATTGGTATAGTGTCAGGTTTGGGATTGGCTAAGAAGTAA
- a CDS encoding glutaminase domain-containing protein, with product MQHLNGQVPATRSRRHGGISVATRYVKGNIQISSIFRFRKRDPGNCSPDALEAYADLARLLGKDDVARDYSGTAHDFAGKWITMDQEGDHYKLAYDSANNLEPEIQPRLGSDPRL from the coding sequence TTGCAACACCTCAACGGGCAAGTACCGGCGACTCGGTCGCGACGTCATGGAGGCATAAGTGTTGCGACCAGATACGTTAAGGGAAATATCCAGATAAGCTCCATATTCCGATTCAGGAAGAGAGATCCCGGCAATTGCAGTCCTGACGCCCTCGAGGCCTACGCCGATCTTGCCAGACTCCTGGGCAAGGATGACGTTGCCCGCGACTACTCTGGGACCGCCCATGACTTTGCCGGCAAGTGGATCACCATGGATCAGGAAGGCGACCACTACAAGCTCGCCTACGATTCCGCCAACAACCTGGAGCCAGAAATACAACCTCGTCTGGGATCAGATCCTCGGTTATAA
- a CDS encoding glutaminase domain-containing protein has translation MPASGSPWIRKATTTSSPTIPPTTWSQKYNLVWDQILGYNLFPKSLRDSEIAFYKTKINKFGLPLDSREDYTKLDRSIWTATPGIQSRRLQRYYGSHRPLD, from the coding sequence TTGCCGGCAAGTGGATCACCATGGATCAGGAAGGCGACCACTACAAGCTCGCCTACGATTCCGCCAACAACCTGGAGCCAGAAATACAACCTCGTCTGGGATCAGATCCTCGGTTATAACCTCTTCCCCAAATCCCTCCGCGACTCGGAGATCGCGTTCTACAAAACCAAGATCAACAAATTCGGCCTTCCGCTTGATAGCCGCGAAGATTACACCAAGCTCGATCGGTCGATCTGGACCGCCACCCCTGGCATCCAATCCCGTCGACTTCAACGCTATTATGGATCCCATCGCCCTCTGGATTAA
- a CDS encoding glutaminase domain-containing protein — translation MDPIALWINLTPSRVPLTDWYDTKTGEQEHFQARSVVGGVFIKALTDKQLTDKWRATRNRFAKSFPC, via the coding sequence ATGGATCCCATCGCCCTCTGGATTAACCTAACCCCGAGCCGCGTCCCGCTCACCGACTGGTATGACACCAAGACCGGCGAGCAGGAGCATTTCCAGGCCCGCTCCGTCGTCGGCGGCGTCTTCATCAAAGCCTTGACCGACAAACAACTCACCGACAAATGGCGCGCGACAAGAAATAGATTTGCCAAATCTTTCCCATGTTGA
- the tehA gene encoding dicarboxylate transporter/tellurite-resistance protein TehA: METIKKLPQVPASWFGIVLGLAGLGLSWRVAHRVWGMPALIGESTLGISAMVWATLLGLFAVKWILFRCDAHAELKDAIQSTYISLIGIGTNLMAIGLYPYSQRGALALFVPATLVSVTHGVFFTSFAWSGDRHSSATTGSLYLPTVAGCFVTGTAAATLGYHGLAQLAFGAGMFSWLSIESVILHRLYDKSEMPPEQRPSLGIQFAPAAVAAVTYLSIQGGVPDLFSKALLGYAILQGLVVVRLIGWIMVSPLNVRYWAFTFGAASLSTASCRTVEHGEQGALRILAPILFIAANLIVAGVSAVTLSQLVRHLFTSRRTERVFRDPRSA, encoded by the coding sequence ATGGAAACGATCAAGAAACTACCGCAGGTACCGGCGTCCTGGTTCGGGATCGTGCTTGGCCTGGCGGGGCTTGGACTCAGCTGGCGCGTTGCTCATCGAGTGTGGGGAATGCCAGCCTTGATTGGTGAGAGCACCCTGGGAATCTCCGCTATGGTCTGGGCAACGCTGCTCGGGCTTTTCGCAGTCAAGTGGATCCTTTTTAGGTGTGACGCTCACGCGGAACTTAAGGATGCCATCCAGTCCACCTATATCAGCCTGATTGGAATTGGAACCAATCTGATGGCTATCGGCCTGTACCCCTATAGCCAGCGCGGTGCGCTTGCTTTGTTTGTTCCGGCGACCCTGGTCTCCGTCACGCACGGCGTTTTTTTCACCAGCTTTGCGTGGAGCGGCGACAGGCACTCTAGTGCCACCACTGGATCGCTATACCTGCCGACTGTCGCGGGCTGCTTTGTCACAGGCACCGCCGCAGCAACGCTTGGGTACCATGGGCTGGCGCAACTTGCTTTTGGTGCCGGGATGTTCTCCTGGCTTTCGATTGAATCCGTCATCCTTCACCGGCTCTACGATAAGAGCGAGATGCCGCCAGAGCAACGCCCGAGCCTCGGCATCCAATTCGCCCCTGCGGCAGTCGCGGCAGTCACTTACTTGAGCATTCAGGGTGGCGTACCGGATCTGTTCAGCAAGGCATTGCTTGGGTACGCGATCCTGCAGGGCTTGGTGGTGGTGCGCCTGATCGGCTGGATCATGGTGTCGCCTTTGAATGTCAGGTACTGGGCATTCACCTTTGGTGCGGCGTCTTTATCGACCGCGTCCTGCCGCACGGTCGAACATGGTGAACAGGGAGCGCTGCGCATTCTTGCGCCAATCCTGTTTATCGCAGCCAACCTGATCGTTGCAGGGGTTTCTGCAGTGACGTTGAGTCAGTTGGTCAGGCATCTCTTTACATCTCGTCGAACTGAAAGGGTCTTCCGTGACCCGCGCTCTGCATGA